One Loxodonta africana isolate mLoxAfr1 chromosome 4, mLoxAfr1.hap2, whole genome shotgun sequence genomic region harbors:
- the PCED1B gene encoding PC-esterase domain-containing protein 1B isoform X1, which yields MLTRVICPRGHRKWHLLPRGWLTSEHHPERFTDLPCSPGSRLSTLATLTAARKGVDLGKKSRLNCTKTREQSSDLPCSKGGSGRSTLGAMVSLVSSEVRQLLHNKFVVILGDSIQRTVYKDLVLLLQKDSLLTHDQLKAKGELSFEKDELVKGGQRGPMCNGTQYREVRQFCSGHHLVRFYFLTRVYSEYLEAILKELLSGKYAPDVFIMNSCLWDLSRYGQNSWRSYRENLESLFRRLNEVLPEQCLLVWNTTMPVGEKITGGFFLPEHQPSAASLRVDVVKANFYSSAEACKHDFDVLDLHFHFRRSQHHRQRDGVHWNEFAHRHLSQLLLAHVADAWGVELPHRDPSSKWIKNGRVRESAGHQRDRQPQASKGELALLPPSSPPPPMRLHHCRPLPPLLRPTPPLTRRPMSSSFPQPHPMPLHQEMPQFPPNYQDSYFFSNQPLQSDQFSFDCFHLDVPLPTHRGFVMEGNFMFGPQPPMPLFSPPCYQQRAPVVHRSFPRYRSRGPYVHGRPRPRPSKRLAPTHPESRP from the exons ATGCTGACTCGCGTCATTTGCCCCAGAGGCCACCGGAAATGGCATCTCCTCCCTAGAGGCTGGCTCACAAGTGAGCATCACCCAGAGAGGTTCACTGACTTACCTTGCAGCCCAGGCTCTCGGCTCTCCACGCTGGCCACGCTGACTGCGGCCCGGAAAGGAGTCGATCTAGGGAAGAAATCTAGACTAAACTGCACCAAAACCCGAGAG CAATCCTCAGACCTACCGTGTTCAAAGGGAGGATCCGGGCGATCTACCCTGGGCGCCATGGTCTCCTTGGTCTCATCCGAAGTCCGGCAGCTGCTCCACAACAAGTTCGTGGTCATCCTGGGGGACTCCATCCAGAGGACTGTGTACAAGGACCTGGTGCTTCTGCTGCAGAAGGATTCCCTGCTTACCCATGACCAGCTCAAGGCCAAGGGGGAGCTGAGCTTCGAAAAAGACGAGCTGGTGAAGGGCGGCCAGAGGGGCCCTATGTGCAACGGGACCCAGTACCGTGAGGTCcgccagttctgctctggccaCCACCTGGTGCGCTTCTACTTCCTCACGCGCGTGTATTCTGAGTACCTTGAGGCCATCTTGAAAGAGTTGCTGTCTGGCAAGTACGCCCCGGATGTGTTCATCATGAACTCCTGCCTCTGGGACCTCTCCAGGTACGGTCAGAACTCCTGGAGGAGCTACCGGGAGAACCTGGAGAGCCTGTTCCGGCGCCTGAACGAGGTGCTACCAGAACAATGCCTTCTGGTATGGAACACGACCATGCCCGTGGGTGAAAAGATCACTGGGGGCTTCTTCCTGCCAGAGCACCAGCCCAGCGCCGCCTCCCTGCGTGTGGACGTGGTAAAAGCCAACTTCTACAGCTCTGCTGAGGCATGTAAACACGACTTTGATGTGCTGGACTTGCATTTCCACTTTCGCCGCTCACAGCACCACCGGCAGCGAGATGGCGTGCACTGGAACGAATTTGCACACCGACACCTCTCGCAGCTGCTGTTGGCCCATGTGGCCGACGCCTGGGGTGTGGAGCTGCCCCACCGAGACCCCTCGAGCAAGTGGATCAAAAATGGTCGGGTGAGGGAGTCAGCTGGCCACCAAAGGGACAGGCAGCCCCAAGCTAGCAAGGGTGAACTGGCTTTGCTTCCGCCCtcgtccccacccccacccatgcGTCTGCACCACTGCAGACCCCTGCCCCCGCTCCTGCGCCCAACCCCACCCCTAACACGACGGCCCATGTCATCTTCCTTCCCACAGCCGCATCCCATGCCCCTTCACCAGGAGATGCCCCAGTTCCCGCCCAATTACCAAGATTCCTATTTTTTCTCAAACCAGCCCCTCCAGTCGGATCAATTTTCCTTCGACTGTTTCCACTTGGATGTCCCCTTACCCACCCACAGAGGATTTGTCATGGAAGGAAACTTTATGTTTGGTCCCCAGCCGCCTATGCCCCTCTTCTCCCCACCCTGTTATCAGCAGCGGGCCCCAGTGGTTCATAGGAGTTTCCCACGGTATCGTTCTCGTGGTCCTTACGTTCACGGGAGACCACGACCCCGACCTTCAAAAAGACTGGCCCCTACCCATCCAGAGTCAAGGCCGTAG
- the PCED1B gene encoding PC-esterase domain-containing protein 1B isoform X2, translating into MVSLVSSEVRQLLHNKFVVILGDSIQRTVYKDLVLLLQKDSLLTHDQLKAKGELSFEKDELVKGGQRGPMCNGTQYREVRQFCSGHHLVRFYFLTRVYSEYLEAILKELLSGKYAPDVFIMNSCLWDLSRYGQNSWRSYRENLESLFRRLNEVLPEQCLLVWNTTMPVGEKITGGFFLPEHQPSAASLRVDVVKANFYSSAEACKHDFDVLDLHFHFRRSQHHRQRDGVHWNEFAHRHLSQLLLAHVADAWGVELPHRDPSSKWIKNGRVRESAGHQRDRQPQASKGELALLPPSSPPPPMRLHHCRPLPPLLRPTPPLTRRPMSSSFPQPHPMPLHQEMPQFPPNYQDSYFFSNQPLQSDQFSFDCFHLDVPLPTHRGFVMEGNFMFGPQPPMPLFSPPCYQQRAPVVHRSFPRYRSRGPYVHGRPRPRPSKRLAPTHPESRP; encoded by the coding sequence ATGGTCTCCTTGGTCTCATCCGAAGTCCGGCAGCTGCTCCACAACAAGTTCGTGGTCATCCTGGGGGACTCCATCCAGAGGACTGTGTACAAGGACCTGGTGCTTCTGCTGCAGAAGGATTCCCTGCTTACCCATGACCAGCTCAAGGCCAAGGGGGAGCTGAGCTTCGAAAAAGACGAGCTGGTGAAGGGCGGCCAGAGGGGCCCTATGTGCAACGGGACCCAGTACCGTGAGGTCcgccagttctgctctggccaCCACCTGGTGCGCTTCTACTTCCTCACGCGCGTGTATTCTGAGTACCTTGAGGCCATCTTGAAAGAGTTGCTGTCTGGCAAGTACGCCCCGGATGTGTTCATCATGAACTCCTGCCTCTGGGACCTCTCCAGGTACGGTCAGAACTCCTGGAGGAGCTACCGGGAGAACCTGGAGAGCCTGTTCCGGCGCCTGAACGAGGTGCTACCAGAACAATGCCTTCTGGTATGGAACACGACCATGCCCGTGGGTGAAAAGATCACTGGGGGCTTCTTCCTGCCAGAGCACCAGCCCAGCGCCGCCTCCCTGCGTGTGGACGTGGTAAAAGCCAACTTCTACAGCTCTGCTGAGGCATGTAAACACGACTTTGATGTGCTGGACTTGCATTTCCACTTTCGCCGCTCACAGCACCACCGGCAGCGAGATGGCGTGCACTGGAACGAATTTGCACACCGACACCTCTCGCAGCTGCTGTTGGCCCATGTGGCCGACGCCTGGGGTGTGGAGCTGCCCCACCGAGACCCCTCGAGCAAGTGGATCAAAAATGGTCGGGTGAGGGAGTCAGCTGGCCACCAAAGGGACAGGCAGCCCCAAGCTAGCAAGGGTGAACTGGCTTTGCTTCCGCCCtcgtccccacccccacccatgcGTCTGCACCACTGCAGACCCCTGCCCCCGCTCCTGCGCCCAACCCCACCCCTAACACGACGGCCCATGTCATCTTCCTTCCCACAGCCGCATCCCATGCCCCTTCACCAGGAGATGCCCCAGTTCCCGCCCAATTACCAAGATTCCTATTTTTTCTCAAACCAGCCCCTCCAGTCGGATCAATTTTCCTTCGACTGTTTCCACTTGGATGTCCCCTTACCCACCCACAGAGGATTTGTCATGGAAGGAAACTTTATGTTTGGTCCCCAGCCGCCTATGCCCCTCTTCTCCCCACCCTGTTATCAGCAGCGGGCCCCAGTGGTTCATAGGAGTTTCCCACGGTATCGTTCTCGTGGTCCTTACGTTCACGGGAGACCACGACCCCGACCTTCAAAAAGACTGGCCCCTACCCATCCAGAGTCAAGGCCGTAG